The Callospermophilus lateralis isolate mCalLat2 chromosome 3, mCalLat2.hap1, whole genome shotgun sequence genome has a segment encoding these proteins:
- the Gzf1 gene encoding GDNF-inducible zinc finger protein 1 isoform X2, giving the protein MESGAVLLESKSSPFNLLHEMHELRLLGHLCDVTVSVEYQGVREDFVAHKAVLAATSKFFKEMFLNEKSEDGTRTNVYLNEVQVVDFASFLEFVYTAKVQVEEDRVQRMLEMAEKLKCLDLSETCFQLKKQMLESVLLELQNFSESQEAEVSNGSQVGVAPDSRASTGLDGAHSNGLVDSPDSPVERISNGMSPDMPLRKSKEKLDKKKDVAKPPYPKIRRASGRLAGRKVFVEIPKKKYTRRLREQQKSAEDEAENYTFSQDQSPDSVEPEMEPVAKIHGDSTGVELEEVLPKAAGEEEEEEEEGEELEKKKKSNFQCSICEKAFLYEKSFLKHIKHHHGVATEVVYRCDTCCQTFANRCNLKSHQRHVHSSERHFPCELCGKKFKRKKDVKRHVVQVHEGGGERHRCVQCGKGLSSKTALRLHERTHTGDRPYSCTECGAKFSQPSALKTHMRIHTGEKPFVCDECGARFTQNHMLIYHKRCHTGERPFMCETCGKSFASKEYLKHHNRIHTGSKPFKCEVCFRTFAQRNSLYQHNKVHTGERPYCCDQCGKQFTQLNALQRHHRIHTGEKPFMCNACGRTFTDKSTLRRHTTMVHPRMMKNTRWSSLMKNMHHPNFQINCCLLQKMAIFTTWPQSKVVCLLCLRTVLQT; this is encoded by the exons ATGGAAAGTGGTGCAGTTCTGCTGGAATCcaaatcctcaccatttaaccttCTTCATGAAATGCATGAGCTCCGCCTTCTGGGTCACCTGTGTGACGTCACAGTCAGTGTGGAGTATCAAGGTGTCCGGGAAGACTTTGTGGCCCATAAAGCAGTGCTGGCAGCTACCAGCAAGTTTTTTAAGGAAATGTTCCTTAATGAGAAGAGTGAGGATGGTACCAGAACTAATGTCTACTTAAATGAAGTACAGGTTGTTGACTTTGCTTCATTTCTGGAGTTTGTCTACACTGCCAAGGTACAGGTGGAAGAAGATCGGGTACAGCGGATGCTGGAAATGGCTGAAAAGCTAAAATGTTTGGACCTTTCAGAAACTTGTTTCCAGTTAAAGAAACAGATGTTAGAGTCAGTCCTTTTGGAATTGCAGAATTTCTCTGaatctcaggaagctgaggtgagCAATGGCTCCCAGGTTGGTGTTGCTCCAGACTCTAGGGCAAGTACAGGCCTTGATGGTGCCCACTCCAATGGCCTTGTGGATTCTCCAGATTCCCCAGTGGAGAGAATCAGCAATGGCATGTCACCTGATATGCCACTGAGGAAGTCCAAGGAGAAACTAGACAAAAAGAAAGATGTAGCTAAGCCTCCTTACCCTAAAATCAGAAGAGCTAGTGGAAGGCTGGCTGGAAGAAAGGTATTTGTGGAAATCCCTAAAAAGAAGTACACAAGAAGACTCCGGGAGCAGCAAAAAAGTGCTGAGGATGAAGCTGAGAATTATACTTTTTCCCAGGACCAAAGCCCAGACAGTGTGGAACCAGAGATGGAGCCAGTTGCAAAAATCCATGGTGATAGTACTGGTGTGGAGTTGGAGGAAGTGCTGCCAAAAGCagctggggaggaggaggaagaggaggaagagggagaagagttagagaagaaaaagaagagcaacttTCAGTGCTCTATCTGTGAGAAGGCGTTTTTGTATGAGAAGAGCTTCCTGAAGCACATCAAGCACCACCATGGCGTTGCCACTGAGGTGGTGTACCGCTGTGACACCTGCTGCCAAACCTTTGCCAACCGCTGCAACCTGAAGAGCCACCAGCGCCATGTGCACAGCAGTGAGCGCCACTTTCCCTGCGAGCTATGTGGGAAGAAGTTCAAGCGCAAGAAGGATGTAAAGCGGCACGTGGTTCAGGTGCACGAGGGTGGTGGTGAGCGTCACCGCTGTGTTCAGTGTGGCAAGGGCCTGAGCTCCAAGACAGCGCTGAGGCTGCATGAACGGACACACACGGGCGACAGGCCCTATAGCTGCACAGAGTGTGGTGCCAAGTTCTCACAACCTTCAGCGCTCAAGACCCACATGAG AATTCATACAGGGGAAAAACCTTTTGTCTGTGATGAATGTGGTGCAAGATTCACTCAGAACCACATGCTGATTTATCATAAAAGGTGCCACACAG GTGAAAGGCCTTTTATGTGTGAAACATGTGGCAAGAGTTTTGCTTCTAAGGAGTACTTAAAACACCACAATAGAATCCATACTGGATCCAAACCCTTTAAATGTGAAGTATGTTTCAGGACTTTTGCCCAGCGGAATTCACTTTACCAGCATAATAAAGTCCATACAG GGGAGCGGCCGTATTGTTGTGACCAGTGTGGGAAGCAGTTCACCCAGCTCAACGCCCTCCAGCGCCACCATCGtatccacactggagagaagccattCATGTGTAATGCATGTGGACGGACATTTACTGACAAGTCCACTCTCCGGAGGCACACCACA ATGGTTCACCCAAGAATGATGAAGAACACAAGATGGAGCAGCCTGATGAAGAATATGCATCACCCAAACTTCCAGATAAATTGCTGTCTTTTGCAGAAAATGGCCATTTTCACAACCTGGCCACAGTCCAAGGTGGTGTGCCTACTGTGCCTGAGAACAGTTCTGCAGACATAG
- the Gzf1 gene encoding GDNF-inducible zinc finger protein 1 isoform X1, which produces MESGAVLLESKSSPFNLLHEMHELRLLGHLCDVTVSVEYQGVREDFVAHKAVLAATSKFFKEMFLNEKSEDGTRTNVYLNEVQVVDFASFLEFVYTAKVQVEEDRVQRMLEMAEKLKCLDLSETCFQLKKQMLESVLLELQNFSESQEAEVSNGSQVGVAPDSRASTGLDGAHSNGLVDSPDSPVERISNGMSPDMPLRKSKEKLDKKKDVAKPPYPKIRRASGRLAGRKVFVEIPKKKYTRRLREQQKSAEDEAENYTFSQDQSPDSVEPEMEPVAKIHGDSTGVELEEVLPKAAGEEEEEEEEGEELEKKKKSNFQCSICEKAFLYEKSFLKHIKHHHGVATEVVYRCDTCCQTFANRCNLKSHQRHVHSSERHFPCELCGKKFKRKKDVKRHVVQVHEGGGERHRCVQCGKGLSSKTALRLHERTHTGDRPYSCTECGAKFSQPSALKTHMRIHTGEKPFVCDECGARFTQNHMLIYHKRCHTGERPFMCETCGKSFASKEYLKHHNRIHTGSKPFKCEVCFRTFAQRNSLYQHNKVHTGERPYCCDQCGKQFTQLNALQRHHRIHTGEKPFMCNACGRTFTDKSTLRRHTTIHDKNTPWKSFLVIVDGSPKNDEEHKMEQPDEEYASPKLPDKLLSFAENGHFHNLATVQGGVPTVPENSSADIVCKVEDPVVSQDSLLATTISELSELTPQTNSVPTQLPSLTNME; this is translated from the exons ATGGAAAGTGGTGCAGTTCTGCTGGAATCcaaatcctcaccatttaaccttCTTCATGAAATGCATGAGCTCCGCCTTCTGGGTCACCTGTGTGACGTCACAGTCAGTGTGGAGTATCAAGGTGTCCGGGAAGACTTTGTGGCCCATAAAGCAGTGCTGGCAGCTACCAGCAAGTTTTTTAAGGAAATGTTCCTTAATGAGAAGAGTGAGGATGGTACCAGAACTAATGTCTACTTAAATGAAGTACAGGTTGTTGACTTTGCTTCATTTCTGGAGTTTGTCTACACTGCCAAGGTACAGGTGGAAGAAGATCGGGTACAGCGGATGCTGGAAATGGCTGAAAAGCTAAAATGTTTGGACCTTTCAGAAACTTGTTTCCAGTTAAAGAAACAGATGTTAGAGTCAGTCCTTTTGGAATTGCAGAATTTCTCTGaatctcaggaagctgaggtgagCAATGGCTCCCAGGTTGGTGTTGCTCCAGACTCTAGGGCAAGTACAGGCCTTGATGGTGCCCACTCCAATGGCCTTGTGGATTCTCCAGATTCCCCAGTGGAGAGAATCAGCAATGGCATGTCACCTGATATGCCACTGAGGAAGTCCAAGGAGAAACTAGACAAAAAGAAAGATGTAGCTAAGCCTCCTTACCCTAAAATCAGAAGAGCTAGTGGAAGGCTGGCTGGAAGAAAGGTATTTGTGGAAATCCCTAAAAAGAAGTACACAAGAAGACTCCGGGAGCAGCAAAAAAGTGCTGAGGATGAAGCTGAGAATTATACTTTTTCCCAGGACCAAAGCCCAGACAGTGTGGAACCAGAGATGGAGCCAGTTGCAAAAATCCATGGTGATAGTACTGGTGTGGAGTTGGAGGAAGTGCTGCCAAAAGCagctggggaggaggaggaagaggaggaagagggagaagagttagagaagaaaaagaagagcaacttTCAGTGCTCTATCTGTGAGAAGGCGTTTTTGTATGAGAAGAGCTTCCTGAAGCACATCAAGCACCACCATGGCGTTGCCACTGAGGTGGTGTACCGCTGTGACACCTGCTGCCAAACCTTTGCCAACCGCTGCAACCTGAAGAGCCACCAGCGCCATGTGCACAGCAGTGAGCGCCACTTTCCCTGCGAGCTATGTGGGAAGAAGTTCAAGCGCAAGAAGGATGTAAAGCGGCACGTGGTTCAGGTGCACGAGGGTGGTGGTGAGCGTCACCGCTGTGTTCAGTGTGGCAAGGGCCTGAGCTCCAAGACAGCGCTGAGGCTGCATGAACGGACACACACGGGCGACAGGCCCTATAGCTGCACAGAGTGTGGTGCCAAGTTCTCACAACCTTCAGCGCTCAAGACCCACATGAG AATTCATACAGGGGAAAAACCTTTTGTCTGTGATGAATGTGGTGCAAGATTCACTCAGAACCACATGCTGATTTATCATAAAAGGTGCCACACAG GTGAAAGGCCTTTTATGTGTGAAACATGTGGCAAGAGTTTTGCTTCTAAGGAGTACTTAAAACACCACAATAGAATCCATACTGGATCCAAACCCTTTAAATGTGAAGTATGTTTCAGGACTTTTGCCCAGCGGAATTCACTTTACCAGCATAATAAAGTCCATACAG GGGAGCGGCCGTATTGTTGTGACCAGTGTGGGAAGCAGTTCACCCAGCTCAACGCCCTCCAGCGCCACCATCGtatccacactggagagaagccattCATGTGTAATGCATGTGGACGGACATTTACTGACAAGTCCACTCTCCGGAGGCACACCACA ATACACGATAAGAATACTCCATGGAAGTCTTTCCTTGTTATTGTAGATGGTTCACCCAAGAATGATGAAGAACACAAGATGGAGCAGCCTGATGAAGAATATGCATCACCCAAACTTCCAGATAAATTGCTGTCTTTTGCAGAAAATGGCCATTTTCACAACCTGGCCACAGTCCAAGGTGGTGTGCCTACTGTGCCTGAGAACAGTTCTGCAGACATAGTCTGTAAGGTGGAGGACCCGGTGGTGTCCCAGGACTCTCTGCTTGCCACCACCATCAGTGAGCTTAGTGAGCTGACTCCACAAACAAACTCGGTGCCCACACAGCTTCCCTCATTGACCAACATGGAGTAG